One Defluviimonas sp. SAOS-178_SWC DNA window includes the following coding sequences:
- a CDS encoding elongation factor G, whose product MRCITVLGPSQSGKTELVRALAALEDGHPRSETAGHLTLTRFGFMGEDWCALDLAGGPEFARMGGAALLAADAAVLCVAPDPEEAVLAAPWLRAIEAANVPAFIFVNRMDMPKGRVRDIVSALQAYTGHTVVLRQIPIREGGQIVGAVDLISERAWRYREGQPSQLVAMPKDLEDREHEARAELLEHMSDYDDALLEELIEDHEPAAGALYEIARRETQHRDVIPTFLGAASHKNGILRLMKALRHEAPDVSALRERLDVADAQAVGFHAQIRKHLGKCVMLRALGDGVKQGAQLGGAGLGGLVEIGGKAGGGQLGIGEVGISVKSDQLDAGRVFTAGAAVPVPDWGRGCPPALARLVTPAHERDEVRLSAALSRLAEADPMLTLGQDQATGHALLKLQGVMHERQVLASLAEDFGVEVTTSVPDPRYLETISSPIEEHYRHRKQSGGAGQFADVAITVRPGSRGEGFQFAEVVKGGAVPRNYIPSVEEGAREALDRGPLGFPVTDLTVTLNDGKHHAVDSSDFAFRTAGRMAVREALAKAGPVLLQPIERVDIHVPSVYSGAMVSMISALKGQVLGFDRDPDCRGWDIFRALLPASVEEELVMALGSATQGTAWHETEFDHYEEIYGREAERISKEHASAAA is encoded by the coding sequence ATGCGCTGCATCACGGTACTGGGGCCGTCTCAATCGGGGAAAACCGAGCTTGTCCGGGCGCTTGCCGCGCTCGAGGATGGCCATCCCCGGTCCGAGACGGCCGGTCATCTGACGCTGACGCGCTTCGGCTTCATGGGCGAGGACTGGTGCGCGCTCGATCTTGCCGGGGGGCCGGAATTCGCGCGTATGGGCGGGGCGGCGCTTCTCGCCGCCGACGCGGCGGTTCTGTGCGTCGCGCCCGACCCGGAGGAGGCGGTCCTTGCCGCGCCCTGGCTGCGGGCCATCGAGGCCGCGAACGTGCCCGCCTTCATCTTCGTCAACCGCATGGACATGCCCAAGGGACGGGTCCGCGACATCGTCTCGGCGCTTCAGGCCTATACCGGCCACACCGTCGTCCTGCGCCAGATCCCGATCCGCGAGGGCGGCCAGATCGTCGGCGCCGTCGACCTTATCTCCGAACGCGCGTGGCGCTACCGCGAGGGCCAGCCCTCGCAGCTGGTCGCAATGCCGAAGGATCTCGAGGACCGCGAGCATGAGGCGCGGGCCGAGCTTCTGGAGCACATGTCCGATTATGACGACGCGCTTCTTGAGGAGTTGATCGAGGATCACGAACCGGCCGCCGGCGCGCTTTACGAGATCGCGCGGCGCGAGACCCAGCACCGCGACGTCATTCCCACTTTCCTCGGTGCCGCGAGCCACAAGAACGGCATTCTCAGGCTGATGAAGGCGCTGCGGCACGAGGCCCCCGATGTCTCGGCGCTGCGCGAGCGGCTCGATGTCGCGGATGCGCAAGCGGTGGGGTTCCATGCCCAGATCCGCAAGCATCTTGGCAAATGCGTGATGCTGCGGGCGCTTGGCGACGGGGTGAAGCAGGGCGCGCAGCTCGGCGGGGCCGGGCTTGGCGGCCTGGTCGAGATCGGGGGAAAGGCCGGCGGCGGTCAGCTCGGCATCGGCGAGGTCGGAATCTCTGTGAAGTCCGATCAGCTGGATGCCGGCCGGGTCTTCACCGCGGGCGCCGCCGTGCCGGTGCCCGATTGGGGGCGCGGCTGTCCGCCCGCGCTCGCCCGTCTCGTGACCCCCGCGCATGAGCGCGACGAGGTGCGGCTGTCGGCGGCGCTGAGCCGTCTCGCGGAGGCGGATCCGATGCTCACGCTCGGTCAGGATCAGGCGACGGGCCATGCGCTTCTGAAGCTTCAGGGCGTGATGCACGAGCGCCAGGTCCTGGCCTCCTTGGCAGAGGATTTTGGCGTCGAGGTGACGACGAGCGTGCCCGATCCGCGCTACCTTGAGACCATTTCGTCCCCGATCGAGGAGCATTACCGCCACCGCAAGCAGTCGGGCGGCGCCGGGCAGTTCGCCGATGTCGCGATCACCGTGCGGCCGGGGTCGCGCGGCGAGGGGTTCCAGTTCGCCGAGGTTGTGAAGGGCGGCGCCGTACCGCGTAACTACATCCCTTCGGTCGAGGAAGGCGCGCGCGAGGCGCTCGACAGGGGGCCTTTGGGCTTTCCGGTCACCGACCTCACGGTCACGCTCAACGACGGCAAACATCATGCCGTCGACAGTTCCGACTTCGCCTTCCGCACGGCGGGCCGCATGGCGGTGCGCGAGGCGCTGGCCAAGGCCGGGCCGGTCCTGCTGCAACCGATCGAGCGGGTCGATATCCACGTGCCCTCGGTCTATTCCGGGGCGATGGTGTCGATGATCTCGGCGCTCAAGGGGCAGGTCCTCGGCTTCGACCGCGATCCCGATTGCCGCGGCTGGGATATCTTCCGCGCCCTTCTGCCAGCCTCGGTCGAGGAGGAACTGGTGATGGCGCTTGGATCGGCGACGCAAGGCACCGCCTGGCATGAGACGGAGTTCGACCATTACGAGGAAATTTACGGGCGCGAGGCCGAACGGATTTCGAAGGAGCACGCCTCGGCGGCGGCGTGA
- a CDS encoding DUF2087 domain-containing protein, with translation MARDAIAFHVNDLSAFARSLRKGLGEEGSLPGHLALLNHIARAGGFRNYQHLKALASAGAGLKTEPVDEKRLAQALRSFDAEGRMVRWPAKTGMQGLCLWALWARLPVRQEVTEAEVNAILDRWHLFGDRALLRRSLIDHGQATRSIDGRAYRRTEAAPPAEARALIRALAGRAG, from the coding sequence ATGGCACGCGATGCGATTGCCTTTCACGTGAACGATCTTTCCGCCTTTGCGCGGTCGCTCCGCAAGGGGCTGGGGGAAGAGGGGTCGCTTCCGGGGCATCTGGCACTTCTCAACCACATCGCCCGGGCCGGAGGGTTTCGGAATTATCAGCACCTGAAGGCGCTTGCGTCTGCGGGGGCCGGGTTGAAGACGGAACCGGTCGACGAAAAGCGGCTGGCGCAGGCGCTCCGCTCGTTCGATGCAGAGGGGCGGATGGTCCGCTGGCCGGCCAAGACGGGGATGCAGGGACTCTGCCTTTGGGCGCTCTGGGCGCGTTTGCCGGTGCGGCAGGAGGTGACGGAGGCGGAGGTGAACGCGATCCTCGACCGCTGGCACCTTTTCGGCGACCGGGCGCTCCTCAGGCGGTCGCTCATCGACCACGGGCAGGCGACCCGCAGCATCGACGGGCGCGCCTACCGGCGGACAGAGGCCGCGCCGCCGGCCGAGGCGCGGGCGCTGATCCGGGCGCTTGCGGGGCGCGCGGGCTAA
- the gltA gene encoding citrate synthase: MIKTATLSFDGKSIELPILQPTVGPDVIDIRKLYAQGDVFTYDPGFTSTAACDSAITYIDGDKGELLYRGYPIEQLAEKSHFLEVCYLLLYGELPNEAQMVDFENRVTKHTMVHEQMHYFFRGFRRDSHPMATMVGVVGAMSAFYHDSTDISDPWQREVAAIRMIAKLPTIAAMAFKYSMGQPFVYPKNSLDYASNFLHMCFAVPCEEYVVDPILAKAMDRIMMLHADHEQNASTSTVRLAGSSGANPFACIAAGIACLWGPAHGGANQACLEMLREIGSVDRIPEFIARAKDKNDPFRLMGFGHRVYKNFDPRAKVMKESADEVLDLLGIHDNETLKVAKELERIALEDEYFVEKKLYPNVDFYSGIILEAMGFPTSMFTPIFAVSRTVGWISQWKEMIGDPTQKIGRPRQLYIGQTARDYVDVDAR, encoded by the coding sequence ATGATCAAGACCGCGACGCTGAGCTTTGACGGCAAATCGATCGAATTGCCCATCCTGCAGCCGACGGTCGGGCCGGACGTCATCGACATCCGCAAGCTCTACGCGCAGGGCGACGTCTTCACCTACGACCCGGGCTTCACCTCGACCGCCGCCTGCGACAGCGCCATCACCTATATCGACGGCGACAAGGGCGAGCTTCTCTATCGCGGCTATCCGATCGAACAGCTGGCGGAGAAGTCGCACTTCCTCGAAGTCTGCTACCTCCTGCTTTACGGCGAACTGCCGAACGAAGCGCAGATGGTGGACTTCGAAAACCGCGTGACCAAGCACACGATGGTGCATGAACAGATGCACTATTTCTTCCGGGGGTTCCGGCGGGACAGCCATCCGATGGCTACAATGGTCGGCGTGGTCGGCGCGATGTCGGCCTTCTATCACGACTCCACCGACATTTCCGACCCGTGGCAGCGCGAGGTCGCCGCGATCCGCATGATCGCCAAGCTTCCGACGATCGCGGCGATGGCCTTCAAGTATTCGATGGGCCAGCCCTTCGTCTATCCGAAGAACTCGCTCGATTACGCCTCGAACTTCCTGCACATGTGCTTCGCGGTTCCGTGCGAGGAATACGTGGTCGATCCGATCCTCGCGAAGGCGATGGACCGGATCATGATGCTGCATGCCGATCACGAGCAGAACGCCTCCACCTCGACGGTGCGGCTGGCCGGCTCCTCCGGCGCCAACCCCTTCGCCTGCATCGCGGCCGGCATCGCCTGCCTCTGGGGGCCGGCGCACGGCGGCGCCAACCAGGCCTGCCTGGAGATGCTGCGCGAGATCGGCAGCGTCGACCGGATTCCCGAATTCATCGCCCGCGCGAAGGACAAGAACGATCCGTTCCGCCTGATGGGCTTCGGACACCGCGTCTACAAGAATTTCGACCCGCGCGCGAAGGTGATGAAGGAAAGCGCCGACGAAGTGCTCGACCTTCTTGGCATCCACGACAACGAGACGCTGAAGGTCGCCAAGGAACTGGAGCGTATCGCCCTCGAGGACGAGTATTTCGTCGAGAAGAAGCTCTATCCCAACGTCGATTTCTACTCGGGCATCATCCTCGAGGCGATGGGCTTCCCGACCTCGATGTTCACGCCGATCTTCGCGGTCAGCCGCACCGTGGGCTGGATTTCGCAGTGGAAGGAAATGATCGGCGATCCGACCCAGAAGATCGGCCGCCCGCGCCAGCTCTATATCGGTCAGACCGCGCGCGACTACGTCGACGTCGACGCCCGCTGA
- the gltX gene encoding glutamate--tRNA ligase has product MSDIVTRFAPSPTGYLHIGGARTALFNWLFARGRGGKFLLRIEDTDRGRSTPQATEAILKGLTWLGLDWDGEVVSQFDRRERHAEVAREMLARGHAYKCFSTQDEIEAFREAARAEGRSTLFQSPWRDADPATHPDAPYVIRLKAPRDGETVIEDKVQGTVTFGNDQLDDMVCLRSDGTPTYMLAVVVDDHDMGVTHVIRGDDHLNNAARQTQVYRAMDWAEPVWAHIPLIHGPDGKKLSKRHGAVGLEEYQAMGYPAAGMRNYLTRLGWAHGDAEFFSDAEARAWFDLEGIGRAPARLDFKKLENLCGQHIAATSDAELLPEIEAFLEAAGLPALSQVQKDGLLRGLYCLKERAKTFPELLEKAHFILGNRPFTPDEKAAQALDPVSRGILNELTPQLQNASWSRDKLEEIVASVAGTHGLGLGKIAGPLRAALAGRTISPSVFDMMLVIGREETLARLKDAAA; this is encoded by the coding sequence ATGTCCGATATCGTCACCCGATTCGCCCCCTCGCCCACGGGATACCTGCATATCGGCGGTGCCCGCACCGCGCTTTTCAACTGGCTCTTCGCGCGGGGCCGTGGCGGCAAGTTCCTGCTCCGGATCGAGGACACCGACCGCGGACGCTCCACTCCGCAGGCGACGGAGGCGATCCTCAAGGGCCTCACCTGGCTCGGCCTCGACTGGGACGGCGAGGTCGTGAGCCAGTTCGACCGGCGCGAGCGTCATGCCGAGGTGGCGCGCGAGATGTTGGCGCGGGGTCATGCCTACAAGTGCTTCTCGACGCAGGACGAGATCGAGGCGTTCCGCGAGGCCGCCCGCGCCGAGGGCCGTTCGACCCTGTTCCAGAGCCCGTGGCGCGATGCCGACCCCGCGACGCATCCCGACGCGCCCTACGTGATCCGGCTGAAGGCCCCCCGCGACGGAGAGACGGTGATCGAGGACAAGGTGCAAGGCACCGTGACGTTCGGCAACGACCAGCTCGACGACATGGTGTGTTTACGCTCGGATGGTACGCCGACCTACATGCTGGCAGTTGTCGTGGACGATCACGACATGGGCGTCACGCATGTGATCCGGGGGGACGACCACCTGAACAACGCGGCGCGCCAGACGCAGGTTTACCGGGCGATGGACTGGGCGGAACCGGTCTGGGCGCATATTCCGCTGATCCACGGGCCGGATGGCAAGAAGCTCTCCAAGCGCCACGGCGCGGTGGGCCTCGAGGAATACCAGGCAATGGGTTACCCGGCGGCGGGAATGCGAAATTACCTCACCCGGCTGGGCTGGGCGCATGGCGACGCCGAATTTTTCAGCGATGCGGAAGCGCGCGCGTGGTTCGATCTGGAGGGAATCGGCCGCGCCCCGGCACGACTTGACTTCAAAAAGCTCGAAAACCTCTGCGGCCAGCACATCGCCGCGACCTCCGATGCCGAGCTTTTGCCTGAAATTGAGGCATTTTTGGAAGCCGCAGGTCTTCCCGCCCTTTCGCAAGTGCAGAAAGATGGGCTGCTCCGTGGGCTTTACTGCCTAAAGGAGCGCGCCAAAACGTTCCCGGAACTGCTTGAAAAAGCCCATTTTATTCTTGGGAATCGGCCCTTTACGCCGGATGAGAAAGCGGCGCAGGCACTCGACCCGGTATCCCGTGGTATACTGAATGAATTGACGCCGCAGCTGCAAAATGCTAGCTGGAGCCGGGATAAGCTGGAGGAGATCGTGGCCAGCGTCGCCGGAACCCATGGGCTGGGGCTCGGCAAGATCGCGGGACCACTCAGGGCAGCCCTTGCCGGACGGACGATCAGTCCCAGCGTTTTTGATATGATGCTCGTCATCGGGCGGGAAGAGACCCTCGCCCGGCTCAAGGATGCAGCGGCCTGA